Genomic window (Campylobacter magnus):
AAGCTTTCGCAAAATAGAGTGAAGCAGCTGCGGATTGCTATAAAGCATTTTTTTGCTTTTCTCATAAGTTTTTGAGCCACGGCCTTCTATCATGTAAGTTGCTAAAGTCCAAGGCGCACCGCAAAAGCCGATTAGAGCTTTGTTTGGCGCAAGGCTAGCACGAGCGATTTTTAGAGCTTCATAGACATAGCTTAGTTTTTCTACTGCTCTATCGCCACTTAGTTTATCAAGGGCTTTTAGCTCGCTTAGCGGCTTGGCAAAAACAGGGCCTTCTCCAGCTTTAAAGCTTAAATCCATGCCCATTTCAAGCGGCAGCACCAAAATATCGCTAAAAATAATAGCCGCATCTACATCAAGCTCATCAATAGGCTGTAAAGTGGCCTGGGCTGCCTTTGCGCTATCTCTACAAAAGCTGATAAAATCGCTTGTAGTAGCTCGCAAAGCACGGTATTGTGGTAAATACCTACCAGCTTGGCGCATCATCCAAACAGGCGTATACTCAGTCTCTTTACCCAAACATGCATCAATAAAAATCATTTTTTACCTTTTAAATTAGATTTTAATAATTTTAAAAATTTTATCTTAAAAATATTTATATTTTTTCTAAAAAATGTAGATATTCTACTACACTATCTGCTTTATGTTCTCTTTTACTATCTGCTTTAAATCTGCGGTATTCTTTGGTAAAACACTCATATTTACCGTATTTTGACATAGTTTTTTTTATTTCATCTGGACTTATAATTCCTTCGTTGTTGTAACTAAGAAAAATTTGCGAAAATTTAGCAGATTTTAGTAAATCATCAAGTTAGATCTTTGAACTCGCTCTTGAATTGTGTTATTTGGTGTTTTTCTGCTATTCTTATCTTTAAAAAGCCAAATGTCGTTATAAAGTTGTTTGAAACTAGCAAAAACACCGTTTTTTAGCATTATTTGTTCTATGGCTTCATCATAAGTTAGATTTAGCATAAATTGCCTTTAATCTAGAATTCTAGAATTCTAGAATTTTCATCGGTATTATCGCGTAATTTTAATCTATAAAAATCACTTTTACTTTCTTTCATTTGAGAGCTTACAAAATCTAAAATCTGCGGATTTAAATCAAGTCCTATGAATTTGCGACCTAGTTTTTCACACTCATAAAGCGTAGTACCAGAGCCACAAAAGGTATCTAGCACTACCTCACCTGCTTTTGTAAAGCGAGAGATTAGTTGATATGGAATTTGTGGGATAAAATTTCCGTGATAAATATTTTTATGCTTACCAGTTTTATCCCTACTAGCAAAGAGCCACAAATCATCGGTTAAAATATCAAGTTCTCGCCAGTGAGACAAATCCAAATCATTTATCATTTTTAGTATTTTAGTTCTCCCCAGCCCAGATTTGCGCTATTCTTACAGCATTTGTCGCAGCTCCCACGCGGATTTGATCAGCGCAGCACCAAAGGTGTAAAATCTTTTTATCAAAATTATCAGAGCGAATTCTACCTACATAAGTTTCATTTGTATCGCTTGAAATGCTTGGCATTGGATATAGCTTCTTGCTTGGCTCATCGATTACTACCACGCTTGGAGCTTTGCTTAGCACCTCTCTTGCAGCTGCTGCATCCACCTCACGCTCAAAGTGAATTGTAATAGCCTCGCTGTGGCTACGCAGCACTGGTACACGCACGCAAGTGGCTGAAACCTCGATTTTTTTGTGAAGGATTTTTTGGGTTTCATTTACCATTTTCATCTCTTCTTTTGTGTAGTCATTATCCAAAAACACATCAATATGCGGAATTACATTAAGCGCAAGGCGGTGGGCAAAAACCTTTGGCTCACACTCATCAAGCTTAAACTCAAAGAACTTTTGCATTTGATAAACAAGCTCTTCCATGCCCTCTTTGCCAGCACCACTTGCTGCTTGGTAGGTAGATACATCCACACGGCGAATGCCAAAAGCATCATTTAGCGGTTTTAAAAGCTGAACCATTTGGATTGTTGAGCAGTTTGGATTTGCGATTATTCCGGTATTTTTCCACTCTTTTACATCGTCTGGGTTACACTCAGGCACTACTAGTGGCACATCTGGCTGCATTCTAAAATGACTAGTATTGTCGATGACGACTGCGCCGCTTTCTGCTGCGAATTTTGCGTATTTTTCGCTCACCGAACCACCTGCGCTAAAAAACGCAATATCCACCTCATGCTCGCTAAATGTGCTCTCGCTTAGCTCTTTTACCTTATATTTTTTGCCCTTAAACTCGATTTCTGAGCCAGCTGAGCGAGCTGAGCCAAGTGGCAAAACATCGCCTACTGGAAAATCAAGCTCTTCAAGCACTCTAAAAATCTCTTCACCCACAGCGCCAGTTGCGCCTACTACTGCTACAGAATATTTTTTCATTTTTTATCCTTTTTAGGAATTCTAGAATTCCCTAGTTATTTTTTGTGATTTTATCAAATTTTTTTTAAATTCCAAGGTCGCTTTTAGAAATTTCTTCGCTCTCACTTAAAATCGCAGCTCTTTCAATTATGCTAACAAGCTCTCTTATATTTCCTGGATAATCATAAGCTAAAAGTGCTTTTAGAGCGTCTTTTCCAAGCTTTTTTGTCCCTAGATTATAGCTGCTGCTAACTCGCTTTAAAACTGAGCTTGCAATACCTTCAATCTCATCTTTTCGCTCTTTTAGTGGCGGGACATTTAAAGGTATGGTATTTAAGCGATAAAAAAGATCCTCTCTAAACTCGCCGTTTTTTATCTTTTCGCTAAGGTCAGCATTTGTGGCTGATACGATGCGAACATTGATTTTAAAGGTTTTTGAGCCACCAACTCGCATTAGTTCTCGCTCTTGGATTACACGCAGTAGTTTGGCTTGCAAGTTTGCTGGCATTTCGCCTATTTCATCTAAAAACAGCGTCCCACCATCAGCTAGCTCAAAAAGCCCTTTTTTCGTGGCTGTAGCGTCTGTAAAAGCACCTTTTTCGTAGCCATAAAGCTCACTTTCAAGCAAATTTTCTGGGATTGCAGCCATATTTATTGCTACAAAAGGCGCAGAGCTTCTTGGTGAGTTTTCGTGTATAAAGCGAGCAAAAAGCTCTTTTCCCACGCCACTTTGTCCATTTATCATTACACTTGCGTCCGTTACAGCTGCCTTTTTGGCTGTTTTTAAAAGAGCCTCAAGCACAGGCGAACTGCCAAAAAATGCGCTTTTATTTGGCTCATCATCGCTAGAATTTTCTATGATTTTTACAGCCTTACTGGCTGGTTTTTCATCTCGCACCTTTCTTAGCACAGCTACAAGGGCATCAGCATCAAAAGGCTTAGTTAGAAAATCCCTAACTCCAAGGCGTAAACTCTCAATCGCACCGCTTAGAGTGGCATTGCCTGTCATGATTACTATATCATATTTTCCGGCTAGTTCTTTGGCAAAAGCAAGTCCGTCCATGCCTGGCATATTTATATCAGTTACTACTATATCAGTATCTTCTGGCATTTTTTTTAGCGCATCAAGGGCTGATTTAAAGCACTTTATCTCAAATTCCTCATACTCGCTAAGTGCGAATTCCAAGGACTTGCGCATATTTATATCATCTTCTACTATGCTAACTTTGGTTTTAGCACTCACTTTTTATCCTTACTGGCTGATTTTAGCTAGGATTGTAGCACCTTGCGCCTTAAAAATCGCTATGAAATGAATAGGAATTTGCGTGATATTTGTGTGAAGCTTTGCTTTTTGCTTGGCTGCTTTTAGCTCATAGCCTGAGTATTCTAGCACTTTAAAAGGGCTTTTTGTAAAGCAATCGGCTAACTCTTCTTCGTGCGAGCGAAAAAACTCTATCTCACTTTGCCCAGCCACTTTTGTAGCCCTTAGTTCGCAAAAAGGCAAAAACTCGCTCTCATCGCTTTTTTTCATCGCTTTTGAGATTGCTATCACTCTAGTGCTTAGCATTTGATTTGTAGTAAAAAAATGCGCCCAAAATATATACTCATCGCTTTTTGCTGGATTTAGGCTTTTTGTGGGGCTATTTTTAGAAAATCCGCTAGTGTTTTTAGTGTTTAAAGGAATTCTGCTATTTTGTGAATTTTGCTGTTTTGATGGTGTTAAGAGAATTTTAGAATTCTCTGCTTTGCTGAGATTTTTATCGCTAGGAATTCTAGAATTCCTAGTAGTTTTTGGTGTTTTTTGTGGTTTTTCTTGGCTTTGTAAGGCAGGCTGGAGTGATTTTACATACTCAGCCTGCGCTAAAAAAACTAATGCTATTAGTAGGCAAATAGTCTTTCCCATGTAGCCTTATCCATTTGAACTTCCATCTCAACTCTGTAAAGTCCGTCTTTGTATTGCTCATCAACGATAGCTGCGTTTTTTACTAGACCATGAACGCGTGCTTCGATGATAGAGCTTTTTAGCATTGCGTCTTTTACAGTATCTTTAGCGTTGATTTTTACTCCAAATAATTTGGTTGCGATTTGGCGTTGCGCATCAGCGATAGCTGCTCTTTTTGCAAGTGCTCTAGCTTGTGCTGGGCTGTAAGTATCTAGTGGTGGCACACCATCACCAAATGCTGTAAATGTAGCTGTTGGCACAGTCTCAAAGCCATAAACTTCAGCCTTTGGCTGAGCTGGTGCAAGAGAGATATCGCCTCTTTGCGAACAAGCTGTAAACGCAAGTGCTACAGCAACAAAAAGTAAAGTTTTTTTCATTGTAAACCTTTCAAAATGAATTTTACTGCTTAATAAGCAAAAGGTGTTCCAAAAATTTAGAATTCCTTGTGAAAATGCTAATATTTTAGCATTTTTAGCTGTTTTTGATAGCCAGGAATTCTAGAATTCTAGAATTTTAGAATTTCTGCCACTCTATAAAAGTGCGAGCTTTTTTAATATCATTAAAAGAGATTTTTTGCTCGCCCTCATCAGCTAAAATAGTGATTATTTCATTATCCACAGCTTTTATATCACCTGTGATTACGCTTTTATCATTTAGCGTTATTTTTGCTTTTTCGCCAAGAGAGAGTTTAAAATGCTCTATTTTAGTAAGCTTGCGCTCTAGCCCTGGGCTTGAGACTTCCAAAAACCATTTATCACCTGAAATAGGCGGCATTACATCATAAATAGGGCTTAGCATTTGGCTTACTTTTTGGCACTCATCTAGGCTAACACCACCGCTTTTTGTGATATAAACTCTATAAATCGCGTGCCCATTTTCACTCACGCTCTCAGTATCATATAGCTCGCAGCCAAGTTCTTTTATGATTTTTTCAATTTCACTCATTTTTGTCCCTTATTCTTTTGCTTTTTTGCCAGTTTTTAGCTCCATTTCAACCTTGGCAAAGAGCGCATCCATCGCATTTTGACGCTCTAAAATATCATCAAATTTAAAATGAAGCTTAGGTGCTCTAAACCACCCCTCAGTTTCTAAAATAAAGTTTTGTATCACAGGGCTAACACGCTTTAAATGACTTAAAATATACGCCTGCTCACGCTCATCAAGCATCATTTTATCTAAATACACAAAAGCATCATAGCGACCCCTTTTACACTCCACATCAGTTACACAAAGCCCATGCAAGAGCTCATCATCAAGCGTGCTTAAAGCCTGTGGTATCAGCTCTTTTAGCACACTTTGCGTTCTTAGTAATTTTATTTGTGCTGGTGTCATTTTTAAAGCCTTTAACAATTTTTAAAAGCTGATTATAGCAAAAATTTTTTGAAGTTTTAAAAATAAGGGTAGGGAATTCTAGATTGAATTCCCTAAAAAAAGGCAGAAATCACTGAGCTTTATACTGCTCTTCGTATTTTGAGCGTTCTATTTTGCCTTTTTTGCGAAGTTCTTTATACCACTCGTGGTGCAATATAAAAACCTCTTCTTCTTCTTTATAGCCGTGAATCATAGAGTGTATCGCTCCAGCAATGGCAAAGCAAGCCATGTAGATATGAACTAGCAAAAACACAGCGCAAACTATGCCAAGTGCGTTGTGAATTATCGCTGAGATGCGAAGCAACTCGATTTGGCTAATGCCAAAAATATCTCCGCCATTAAAGTCCAGAAAATACATCGCTGCACCTGTGATTATCATCACAAGTCCACCCGGAAATGCTATCCAAAACCAGCTTTTTTGCCCAGCGTTAAACTTACCAGCAGGCACTGGACGCTTTTTCTTGCTTAGATAGCCACCCACGATTAGCATCCATTTTATATCATAGATTGCTGGTAGCATGCGTTTTAGCCAGCTAAAAAGCAGCGGCAGCACAGCTATACAAAAGATAATTGTAGCTATGCCATGAGCGTTTTTAGCAAATCTCACAAACGCACCACCACCAAAGCTCTCGCCCCACATCATAATAGCACCAGTTGGCACTAAAATTATCCAGCTAATAGCTGCTAGTGCGTGCATAGCGCGAATAAAGGCGTTAAAGGCATAAATTTTTTTGCCGTGATGATCAAAGTGCTTTGGCCCAATAACTAAGTAATGTAAAGCAAACGCGACCACCACTGCAAGCACCAAAATCACAAGCGCATAGGCAAAATAATGCCCACCTTGTAAATTCACCCAAAGTGGCGCAAAGCCATCAGTGTAAGTATCTATGTTTAAAAGGCGAGCCTGCCCCCAAAGGGGGCTATCTTGCTGGTTTGACCCATCAGCAAAAAGTGGCGCTAAGCCAAGCAGTAGCCAAGATAAAAGTTTCATACCCTAGCTCCAGCTAGCTGCGCTAGATTTGCGTATTCGCCATTTAGGCTTAGATCATCGTTTTTGCGGTTTGCGTTTCTGCCTAGCACGCGTTTTCTATACATATTAGACACTTCTACAGCATCACCTACCAAAAGAGCATTTGTCGAACAAACAGCAGCACACATAGGAACCTTGCCCTCTGCTATGCGGTTTTGTCCGTATAGCTCACGCTCCTCATGGCTATTTGTAGGCTCTGGGCCACCTGCGCACATGGTGCATTTATCCATAGCACCTTTTATGCCAAAGGCGCCGTCTCTTGGAAACTGTGGCGCACCAAAAGGACAAGCATATAGGCAATATCCGCATCCTATACACTCTTTTTTATCGTGAAGCACTATGCCATCTTCACGGATATAAAAGCATTTTACAGGACAAACCTGCGAACAAGGCGCATCTGTGCAGTGCTGACAAGCAATAGTGCTAGAAATCTCTCGCCCCTCTATACCTTCATTTAGTGTGATAACCTTGCGGCGATTTATACCCACAGGCACTTCGTGTGCTGAGCTGCAAGCCACTTGGCAAGCAAAACAGCTAGTACAGCGGTTAGTATCCACATAAAACTTCATTCTTGCCATGGCTATTTCCTCTCTTCATCAAAAAACTGCGTTTTAAACATACTTTGATCCTCGCAGCGCTCTAGCTGACAAAGACCAGCGTTAAACTCTGAAATCTGCGTAACAACATCAAAGCCGTAGTTTGTAACGATATTTGAGCTCTCGCCTATGGTATAAGGCTTAGTGCCCTCTGGATAGCGAGCTGAGAGATCCACTCCTTGCATCACGCCAGCGAAGTTATACGGCAAGCAAATACGATCAGGCGTAACAGAATGAGAGTAAATACATTTTACCTTTATCTTTGTGCCTTGTGGACTTTTTATCCACATGTATTCGCCATCAAGAATTCCATATTTTCCAGCCAAATCAGGATTTACATGCGCAAACATTTCAGGTGTGATATTTGCTAGGTATTTGCTTGTGCGCTCTAGCATACCAGCACCGCTTAGATTTACAAGGCGCATAGAGCTGATTATTACAGGGAAATCCTTGCTCCAATCCTGTGCTGTTTGCTCACTAATAAACTTAGTAGAAACACGGAAATTTCGCTCTTGATCGCCAAAAGTAGGGTATTTTTCTACCAAATCTTTGCGTGGACTGTGAATTGGCTCACGGTGTTTTGGAATAGGATCAACAAACTCCCAAACCATAGCCCTAGCCCTAGCATTTCCACACGGACTTACGCCTGCTTCTTCGCATTTTTTTAGGATTATGCCTGAGTAGTCCATACTCCAGCTTGGTCCCATTTGCGCTTTTTCTTCCTCAGTTAGTGTGATACCTAATACGCTTTCTATGTTTTCTTTAGTAATTTGCGGATAGCCACCTTTTACTTTTGAGCCAGCGATTGTTACACTCTCATCAGCTAGCTGGCTTACGCCATTATGCTCTAGGCCAAAGCGGTTTCTAAAGCCCATACCACCTTTCCAAACAGGAGTAGTTATATCATACATCACAGGTGTGCCAGGGTGGTTTTCATTCCAGCACGGCCATGGAAGTCCATAGTACTCGCCTGCTACTTCTGTGCCTTCTCTACCTTTTAGAGTATTTGGATCAAAATTTTGCCAGTTTGCTTGGTGGCGTTTTAGACGCTCGGCGGTTCTGCCCACATTTCCTATGGTTTGAGTACATCTTGCGATTTCATTTGTAGCATCATCAGGCCAAACCCAGCTGTCTTTTACCTGCTCAATCTTGCCGTTTCTAAAGCCTAGCATCATGCCTTTTACATACTCATCATAAAAGCCAAATTTCTTAGCAAAAAGCATCATAATCTCTTGATCTTGTTTTGCTTCAAATATAGGTTTTACGACCTGAGTACGCCACTGCGCTGAGCGGTTTGTAGCACTTACATAGCCGCTACTTTCAAACTGTGTGCTAGCTGGCAGGATATAAATGCCATCTTTTCTATCACTAAGAATTGCCACTTCATTTACAAAAGGCTCAACTACAACAAGCATATCAAGTTTATTTATAGCTTCTTGGATTTTTGTAAGGTGAGCCATAGAAGTAATTCCTGTGCCTTGAACCCAAAGCACACGCAGATTTCCGCTTGAGAAGGTGTTTTCTTCTTTTAGCACACCTTGCCACCATTTTGAAAGAGAATATCCTTTTTCATTGCGCCAGTTTCTATCCTCTGGGTGCTTTTCATCGTAGTAGAAATACTCTTTAAAGTTTGTATTTTCTACCGGTTCGCCTAGTTTAGCTCGTGGCTCTTTTACGCTTACAGCAAAGCGTTTTACAAACTTCTCATAGTCTTGTCCCCAGCCCTGACAATAATGCTTCCACGCCGCATCACCTAGACCATAATAGCCTGGCAAGCTATCAGCCAAGTTATTCATATCAGTTGCGCCTTGGACATTGTCGTGACCACGGATAATATTACAGCCGCCGCCTTTTTTACCCATATTGCCAAGTACAAGCTGGATGATAGAGTAGATTCTAGTGTTTGAGCTACCAACTGAGTGTTGCGTAACGCCTAGTGCCCAAGCTAGAGTTGAAGGTTTAGAAGTAGCAAAGATTCTAGTGATTTCTTCAAGTTGCTTAGCTGGAATTCCAGTTACATTTTCAGTTTCCTCTGGTGTCCATTTCTCGGCTTCTTTGCGAATTTCATCTATTGCGTAGGCCTGAGTGCGGATTACTTCTTTATCCTCCCAGCCGTTTTTAAAGATAAGATGAAGCATTCCATAACCAAATGCTATATCAGTTCCTGGGCGGATTCGCACATAATAATCAGCTTTTGCTGCTGATTTTGTATATACAGGATCAACTACTATTAGCTTAGCACCAGTTCTATCTTTTGCTTGTAAGATATGCTTCATAGCACCCACTGGGTTTGCTACAGCTGAGTTTGCACCTATTAGTAGTATTACTTTTGAGTGT
Coding sequences:
- the hemE gene encoding uroporphyrinogen decarboxylase, with amino-acid sequence MIFIDACLGKETEYTPVWMMRQAGRYLPQYRALRATTSDFISFCRDSAKAAQATLQPIDELDVDAAIIFSDILVLPLEMGMDLSFKAGEGPVFAKPLSELKALDKLSGDRAVEKLSYVYEALKIARASLAPNKALIGFCGAPWTLATYMIEGRGSKTYEKSKKMLYSNPQLLHSILRKLTNALKDYVCEQIKAGANAIQIFDSWAGALEFSAYYEFAWSYIKEICAHIKKEHPNVPVIVFPKGIGGFITKLDGDFDVLGVGWECDIASVKNSLGAKYVLQGNLEPARLFDKMAIEDGVDEILGVMGGKRHIMNLGHGITPDVSVEHARHFINYTRSRSKELIKGKK
- a CDS encoding formate dehydrogenase subunit gamma gives rise to the protein MKLLSWLLLGLAPLFADGSNQQDSPLWGQARLLNIDTYTDGFAPLWVNLQGGHYFAYALVILVLAVVVAFALHYLVIGPKHFDHHGKKIYAFNAFIRAMHALAAISWIILVPTGAIMMWGESFGGGAFVRFAKNAHGIATIIFCIAVLPLLFSWLKRMLPAIYDIKWMLIVGGYLSKKKRPVPAGKFNAGQKSWFWIAFPGGLVMIITGAAMYFLDFNGGDIFGISQIELLRISAIIHNALGIVCAVFLLVHIYMACFAIAGAIHSMIHGYKEEEEVFILHHEWYKELRKKGKIERSKYEEQYKAQ
- a CDS encoding LPP20 family lipoprotein: MKKTLLFVAVALAFTACSQRGDISLAPAQPKAEVYGFETVPTATFTAFGDGVPPLDTYSPAQARALAKRAAIADAQRQIATKLFGVKINAKDTVKDAMLKSSIIEARVHGLVKNAAIVDEQYKDGLYRVEMEVQMDKATWERLFAY
- a CDS encoding molybdopterin-dependent oxidoreductase, producing the protein MANASRRSFLKLAALGATASTAFGASSDKIAQASEQKVPDPYPGSKTVRTICSICSAGCGIEAEVQDGVWVRQEMAINHPISQGSHCCKGIDQIDLTKSKQRIKFPMKKVNGKWERISWEQAVDEISAKMLEIREQDGPDSVEFLGSAKFSNEQAFYFRKFAAFWGTNNIDHVARIUHSATVAGVANTWGYGAMTNHFGDLTEHSKVILLIGANSAVANPVGAMKHILQAKDRTGAKLIVVDPVYTKSAAKADYYVRIRPGTDIAFGYGMLHLIFKNGWEDKEVIRTQAYAIDEIRKEAEKWTPEETENVTGIPAKQLEEITRIFATSKPSTLAWALGVTQHSVGSSNTRIYSIIQLVLGNMGKKGGGCNIIRGHDNVQGATDMNNLADSLPGYYGLGDAAWKHYCQGWGQDYEKFVKRFAVSVKEPRAKLGEPVENTNFKEYFYYDEKHPEDRNWRNEKGYSLSKWWQGVLKEENTFSSGNLRVLWVQGTGITSMAHLTKIQEAINKLDMLVVVEPFVNEVAILSDRKDGIYILPASTQFESSGYVSATNRSAQWRTQVVKPIFEAKQDQEIMMLFAKKFGFYDEYVKGMMLGFRNGKIEQVKDSWVWPDDATNEIARCTQTIGNVGRTAERLKRHQANWQNFDPNTLKGREGTEVAGEYYGLPWPCWNENHPGTPVMYDITTPVWKGGMGFRNRFGLEHNGVSQLADESVTIAGSKVKGGYPQITKENIESVLGITLTEEEKAQMGPSWSMDYSGIILKKCEEAGVSPCGNARARAMVWEFVDPIPKHREPIHSPRKDLVEKYPTFGDQERNFRVSTKFISEQTAQDWSKDFPVIISSMRLVNLSGAGMLERTSKYLANITPEMFAHVNPDLAGKYGILDGEYMWIKSPQGTKIKVKCIYSHSVTPDRICLPYNFAGVMQGVDLSARYPEGTKPYTIGESSNIVTNYGFDVVTQISEFNAGLCQLERCEDQSMFKTQFFDEERK
- a CDS encoding sigma-54-dependent transcriptional regulator encodes the protein MRKSLEFALSEYEEFEIKCFKSALDALKKMPEDTDIVVTDINMPGMDGLAFAKELAGKYDIVIMTGNATLSGAIESLRLGVRDFLTKPFDADALVAVLRKVRDEKPASKAVKIIENSSDDEPNKSAFFGSSPVLEALLKTAKKAAVTDASVMINGQSGVGKELFARFIHENSPRSSAPFVAINMAAIPENLLESELYGYEKGAFTDATATKKGLFELADGGTLFLDEIGEMPANLQAKLLRVIQERELMRVGGSKTFKINVRIVSATNADLSEKIKNGEFREDLFYRLNTIPLNVPPLKERKDEIEGIASSVLKRVSSSYNLGTKKLGKDALKALLAYDYPGNIRELVSIIERAAILSESEEISKSDLGI
- the rimP gene encoding ribosome maturation factor RimP; this translates as MSEIEKIIKELGCELYDTESVSENGHAIYRVYITKSGGVSLDECQKVSQMLSPIYDVMPPISGDKWFLEVSSPGLERKLTKIEHFKLSLGEKAKITLNDKSVITGDIKAVDNEIITILADEGEQKISFNDIKKARTFIEWQKF
- a CDS encoding aspartate-semialdehyde dehydrogenase, yielding MKKYSVAVVGATGAVGEEIFRVLEELDFPVGDVLPLGSARSAGSEIEFKGKKYKVKELSESTFSEHEVDIAFFSAGGSVSEKYAKFAAESGAVVIDNTSHFRMQPDVPLVVPECNPDDVKEWKNTGIIANPNCSTIQMVQLLKPLNDAFGIRRVDVSTYQAASGAGKEGMEELVYQMQKFFEFKLDECEPKVFAHRLALNVIPHIDVFLDNDYTKEEMKMVNETQKILHKKIEVSATCVRVPVLRSHSEAITIHFEREVDAAAAREVLSKAPSVVVIDEPSKKLYPMPSISSDTNETYVGRIRSDNFDKKILHLWCCADQIRVGAATNAVRIAQIWAGEN
- a CDS encoding DNA methyltransferase, coding for MINDLDLSHWRELDILTDDLWLFASRDKTGKHKNIYHGNFIPQIPYQLISRFTKAGEVVLDTFCGSGTTLYECEKLGRKFIGLDLNPQILDFVSSQMKESKSDFYRLKLRDNTDENSRILEF
- the fdh3B gene encoding formate dehydrogenase FDH3 subunit beta, whose product is MARMKFYVDTNRCTSCFACQVACSSAHEVPVGINRRKVITLNEGIEGREISSTIACQHCTDAPCSQVCPVKCFYIREDGIVLHDKKECIGCGYCLYACPFGAPQFPRDGAFGIKGAMDKCTMCAGGPEPTNSHEERELYGQNRIAEGKVPMCAAVCSTNALLVGDAVEVSNMYRKRVLGRNANRKNDDLSLNGEYANLAQLAGARV
- the rbfA gene encoding 30S ribosome-binding factor RbfA; translated protein: MTPAQIKLLRTQSVLKELIPQALSTLDDELLHGLCVTDVECKRGRYDAFVYLDKMMLDEREQAYILSHLKRVSPVIQNFILETEGWFRAPKLHFKFDDILERQNAMDALFAKVEMELKTGKKAKE